The proteins below come from a single Danaus plexippus chromosome 9 unlocalized genomic scaffold, MEX_DaPlex mxdp_24, whole genome shotgun sequence genomic window:
- the LOC116767350 gene encoding tectonin beta-propeller repeat-containing protein, producing MTSNSLLFSINNEGKVYALSTSGSCWREFMYLGLEFKTLSAVPHFLWAVGGDRQIYLHVHGLEIPIRVKEESYENERWLPLDGFSDRLLPTDRYHFSSQDGTKDRSIDCIRLPSMAWQWEGDWQLELTLDGQPLDHDGWTYAVDFPAQFVPVKQWKSCVRRRKWIRYRKFSAMNSWCAIAPLHKDPTQEPFIDVSIGGNQVPHASPGTLSVWAITAQGRVMYRVGVSTTSPEGQKWINVSIPPNCDIKQISVGPTGLVWALLWTGRAIVRKGVTKDCLSGDAWLEVKSPPETKLTSLSVGYNVVWAVSSDTRVWFRKGIEGYYAGNSETACMGSGWLEINGNMIHISVGINDQVFAVGETNKSIYWRSGITATELTGKRWRMIQANMQLSRTSSSASIISSSSNTKHHSLSLLNENAVELKTNINLRNSWEESHSAPIENTLPLKPSKEVRPKKNSNALENIDLSGKSYETTLKNPRAWSPVRSVGSVVGMEAQPDSDSSVFDVDSGMYFDEEVSQAAWGTCDATWTFIEAGACSIDSVRVPQWFSDSKNGHNCDINAKWRFDILDALKNRSNKDIDLSNFGLAIEEKGWTRSCEARLVSDSISEDCIVSIYWHALENAGTLSVFQPDGTIKFILNLREITSIMTSSEPGSPRITLTIPHQNQKTIKIQYISEIEQEEWLSVLVDITSQINGLSGKPSSHSVWLVTSSGDVLNWDPTSTQLNSEKNGSYIKEFQVFNQDITNGYTTTLHNNFPSGSMLKITGCLFDVINRFHINLQGPEVLKQRHKIETEVSDVPFHFNVRFDESTVVCNTKKSGYWGSEERYELPLKPGEEFLIKIISDGPGFKVIVNDKQLCFYKHRLNPESIMSVLVKGPLKLYTMEYSSTSPIIGPDEMIWRMMGGYLRKVECCQNGIVWGISHDHSTWVYTGGWGGGVLKGIGGNEGIHSISDTQTYCVYENQRWNPLSGYTSTGLPTDRYMWSDVTGKHKRTREHTKLLSRHWHWVSEWIIDYNTPGGVDSDGWQYATDFPAPYHGKKVFTDCVRRRRWYRKAKIVSEGPWVRAGSTAIIDISLWANNKEASAWAVTLGGEAIYRTGVTTATPAGTSWEHINSPNTFVAISTCDNVIWAVGRRGELYYREGVSKETPGGSSWKIIETPKCTFPFNQKTGVGAKLVSLSSNSAWVILTNGYVAVRTEVNKNQAAGKQWKYLTDCEWTFKHVSCMGDEVWAVRSDGSVYRRLGVTADHAPGIAWLLVLPGPIVHVSVRGCS from the exons ATGACTAGTAACTCTCTTTTATTTTCGATTAATAATGAAGGTAAAGTTTATGCACTTTCCACAAGCGGGTCTTGTTGGAGAGAATTTATGTATCTTGGCTtggaatttaaaacattgtctGCTGTACCACATTTTTTATGGGCTGTTGGTGGAGATCGACAGATATATCTTCATGTACATGGATTAGAAATACCTATAAGGGTTAAAGAAGAATCATATGAGAATGAAAGATGGCTTCCTTTAGATGGGTTTAGTGATAGGCTTTTGCCTACAGACCGGTATCACTTTTCTTCTCAAGATGGAACCAAAGATAGATCAATAGATTGCATTAGACTACCCTCAATGGCTTGGCAGTGGGAAGGTGACTGGCAGCTAGAGCTAACATTAGATGGGCAACCCTTAGATCATGATGGTTGGACATATGCAGTAGATTTTCCTGCTCAATTTGTTCCAGTCAAACAATGGAAATCATGTGTAAGGAGAAGAAAATGGATCAGATATAGAAAATTCAGTGCAATGAATTCTTGGTGTGCTATAGCACCACTTCATAAGGATCCAACACAAGAGCCATTCATAGATGTTAGCATTGGAGGTAATCAAGTCCCGCATGCCTCTCCTGGCACCTTGTCTGTGTGGGCTATTACAGCTCAAGGGAGGGTCATGTATAGGGTTGGTGTGAGCACAACTTCACCAGAAGGACAAAAATGGATAAATGTGAGCATTCCACCAAACTGTGATATAAAACAGATATCTGTAGGTCCAACTGGCTTGGTGTGGGCTTTACTTTGGACAGGCAGGGCTATTGTTAGAAAAGGTGTAACTAAAGATTGCCTAAGTGGTGATGCTTGGCTGGAAGTAAAATCACCCCCAGAAACCAAATTAACTTCATTATCAGTTGGTTACAATGTAGTTTGGGCTGTGAGTTCTGACACAAGAGTGTGGTTTAGAAAAGGCATAGAAGGATATTATGCAGGGAATTCAGAAACGGCTTGTATGGGCAGTGGATGGCTGGAAATTAATGGTAATATGATACATATTTCTGTAGGCATAAATGATCAAGTATTTGCTGTTGGAGAGACAAACAAAAGCATTTATTGGAGAAGTGGAATAACAGCTACTGAACTTACAGGAAAAAGATGGAGAATGATACAGGCAAATATGCAACTGAGTCGGACCTCAAGCTCAGCTAGTattatttcatcatcatcaaacACAAAACATCATAGCCTtagtttattgaatgaaaatgcTGTAgagttaaaaacaaatattaatttacgaaATTCCTGGGAGGAGTCACATTCAGCACCTATTGAAAACACTCTACCATTAAAACCATCCAAAGAAGTAAGACCTAAAAAGAATTCTAATGCcttagaaaatattgatttatcaGGGAAGAGTTATGaaactactttaaaaaatCCCAGAGCTTGGAGTCCTGTTAGAAGTGTGGGGTCAGTTGTGGGTATGGAGGCACAACCTGATAGTGATAGTAGTGTGTTTGATGTTGATTCAGGTATGTATTTCGATGAAGAGGTAAGTCAGGCTGCTTGGGGTACATGTGATGCAACATGGACTTTCATAGAGGCTGGAGCATGCTCCATAGATTCTGTACGTGTACCGCAATGGTTCTCAGATTCCAAAAATGGTCACAATTGTGATATAAATGCCAAATGGCGATTTGATATTTTGGATGCCTTGAAAAATAGAAGTAATAAAGATATTGATCTCAGTAATTTTGGTTTAGCTATTGAAGAAAAAGGCTGGACTCGTAGTTGCGAGGCTAGATTAGTGAGTGATAGTATAAGTGAAGACTGTATAGTTTCCATTTATTGGCATGCACTAGAAAATGCTGGCACCTTATCAGTATTTCAACCAGATGGcacaatcaaatttatattaaatttaagagaaATAACTAGCATAATGACCTCATCAGAACCAGGTTCTCCAAGGATAACATTGACAATACCACACCAAAAtcagaaaacaataaaaatacagtacATTTCAGAAATTGAACAAGAGGAGTGGTTAAGTGTACTAGTTGATATCACTTCACAGATTAATGGATTGTCTGGTAAACCATCCAGTCATTCAGTTTGGTTGGTAACAAGTTCAGGAGATGTGCTCAATTGGGATCCCACCTCAACCCAATtaaattcagaaaaaaatgGCAGCTATATTAAAGAGTTTCAAGTGTTCAACCAAGATATAACTAATGGTTACACCACAACCCTGCATAACAATTTCCCTTCAGGGAGTATGTTGAAAATAACAGGTTGTTTATTTGATGTCATCAATAGATTTCACATAAATTTGCAAGGGCCAGaagtattaaaacaaagacATAAGATTGAAACAGAAGTTAGTGATGTaccatttcattttaatgtgaGGTTTGATGAAAGTACAGTTGTTTGCAATACAAAGAAATCAGGCTATTGGGGCAGTGAAGAAAGATATGAGTTGCCTTTAAAACCTGgtgaagaatttttaattaaaataatatcagatgGTCCAGGATTCAAAGTCATTGTCAATGATAAGCAGCTTTGCTTTTACAAACATAGACTAAATCCCGAGAGCATAATGTCAGTATTAGTAAAGGGACCcttaaaactttatacaaTGGAATATAGTTCGACCAGTCCAATTATTGGTCCCGATGAAATGATTTGGCGAATGATGGGAGGCTATTTGCGTAAAGTAGAATGTTGTCAAAACGGTATCGTGTGGGGAATCTCACACGACCATAGCACCTGGGTCTATACAGGAGGATGGGGCGGTGGCGTACTTAAGG GAATCGGTGGAAATGAGGGTATACATTCCATTTCCGATACCCAAACATATTGTGTTTATGAGAATCAACGTTGGAATCCACTATCAGGTTACACATCGACTGGTCTCCCGACCGATCGTTATATGTGGAGTGATGTTACAGGGAAACATAAAAGGACACGTGAACACACTAAATTACTCAGTCGTCACTGGCACTGG gTTTCAGAGTGGATAATAGATTACAACACTCCTGGTGGTGTAGATAGTGATGGTTGGCAATACGCCACAGATTTTCCGGCCCCGTATCATGGAAAGAAAGTTTTCACAGACTGCGTGCGTCGTCGCAGATGGTACAGGAAGGCAAAAATTGTATCTGAAGGTCCATGGGTCCGGGCTGGATCCACCGCTATCATTGATATATCATTATGG gCAAATAACAAAGAAGCATCTGCTTGGGCTGTGACTTTAGGTGGTGAAGCAATTTACAGAACTGGAGTAACAACAGCTACACCTgcg GGTACAAGTTGGGAACATATAAATAGTCCGAATACGTTTGTAGCTATCAGTACCTGTGACAATGTGATATGGGCTGTTGGTAGAAGAGGAGAATTGTACTACAGAGAGGGTGTTTCAAAAGAGACACCTGGTGGTTCAAGTTGGAAAATTATAGAGACACCTAAATGCACATTCCCATTCAACCAAAAGACTGGTGTGGGAGCTAAATTAGTATCTTTGAGTAGTAACTCAGCTTGGGTGATACTTACTAATGGGTATGTTGCTGTCAGAACAGaagtaaacaaaaatcaaGCAGCAGGCAAACAGTGGAAATATTTGACAG ACTGCGAGTGGACGTTTAAACACGTGTCTTGTATGGGCGATGAAGTGTGGGCTGTTAGAAGTGATGGCAGTGTTTACCGGAGACTGGGTGTGACCGCTGACCACGCTCCCGGCATAGCCTGGCTGTTAGTACTACCCGGACCAATAGTACATGTATCGGTCAGGGGATGCTCATAA
- the LOC116767351 gene encoding mpv17-like protein 2, with product MSVLSKNIKLVFNKYPLLRGMASYGVIWPISSFIQQTFEGKSFDSNNKYDWMRCARYGLYGSCYVAPTIYSWFTIANIMWPGSAFKIAIIKTFFETITYTPFAMCSFYFGMSLLESKPLHEAIAEVQNKFWPTYRVGASVWPVVAMVNFYLIPPKNRVPFISVCSLIWTCFLAYMKHMEKEKLILHIDNRSVKLMNI from the exons ATGTcggttttaagtaaaaatattaaattagtgtttaataaatatcctcTGCTTCGAGGAATGGCATCTTATGGCGTGATTTGGCCAATTTCTAGTTTTATCCAACAAACATTTGAAGGAAAATCTTTtg attcaaataataaatatgactgGATGAGGTGTGCTCGATATGGTTTATATGGCTCATGTTATGTGGCTCCTACTATATACAGCTGGTTCACTATAGCTAATATTATGTGGCCAGGAAGTGCATTTAAGATTGCCATTATCAAG aCATTTTTCGAAACAATCACCTATACTCCATTTGCAATGTGCAGTTTTtattttgggatgagtctttTGGAGTCCAAACCTCTCCATGAAGCTATTGCAGAAGTACAAAACAAGTTTTGGCCTACCTATCGG gTGGGAGCATCTGTGTGGCCAGTAGTGGCTATGGTAAATTTTTACCTTATACCTCCAAAAAACAGGGTACCATTTATCAGTGTTTGTAGTCTTATATGGACATGTTTTCTTGCTTATATGAAGCATATGGAAAaagaaaagttaattttacatattgatAATAGATCTGTTAAGTTAATGAATATATGA